The Nitrospira sp. genome window below encodes:
- the mnmA gene encoding tRNA 2-thiouridine(34) synthase MnmA translates to MNRPTVLLGMSGGVDSSVAAALLVREGYEVHGITLQVWEHEDEAVSPSKKWQERGCCKVGIAKHVARLLSISHEVIDARDMFRKGVIDDFLHGYTTGTTPNPCIRCNERVKIRGLMDLAASRDFTYVATGHYARLRKHQGTPVLARATDDRKDQTYFLYRLDPSWLPRLRFPLGSLVKSDVWREAEALGLPADELKESQEICFVTQGDYRRFIEKEVPEAKTPGLFIDETGQPLGRHDGIAFYTPGQRRGLGIATGQRLYVQEVRPAMNIVVLGSEESLLRQECTVSDLNIFVPHLLERPTEVHVKVRYATPPTPAILSPLTSSSMRLQFQKPQRALSPGQSAVFYDRDQVLGGGIIQPF, encoded by the coding sequence ATGAATCGCCCGACCGTCCTTCTCGGTATGAGCGGCGGAGTTGATAGCTCTGTCGCAGCAGCATTACTCGTCCGCGAAGGCTACGAGGTGCACGGGATTACGCTTCAGGTATGGGAACACGAAGACGAAGCCGTATCACCATCCAAGAAATGGCAGGAGCGTGGATGTTGTAAGGTCGGCATTGCCAAGCACGTCGCCAGACTGCTGAGCATCTCCCATGAAGTGATCGATGCCCGGGATATGTTTCGGAAGGGAGTCATTGACGATTTTCTCCACGGCTATACCACCGGCACGACACCCAATCCCTGTATCCGCTGTAACGAGAGGGTGAAGATTCGGGGACTCATGGATCTCGCCGCCTCGCGGGACTTCACTTATGTCGCGACAGGTCATTACGCTCGTCTTCGGAAACACCAGGGAACTCCGGTCCTCGCACGGGCCACCGATGATCGCAAGGATCAAACCTACTTTCTCTACCGCCTCGACCCTTCCTGGCTGCCCAGACTCCGTTTTCCTCTCGGCAGCTTGGTCAAATCTGACGTTTGGAGGGAAGCCGAGGCGCTAGGCCTCCCGGCAGACGAGCTGAAAGAAAGTCAGGAGATCTGCTTTGTCACTCAAGGAGACTACCGTAGATTCATCGAAAAAGAGGTTCCCGAAGCCAAGACACCAGGCCTCTTCATCGATGAAACCGGGCAGCCCTTGGGCAGACACGACGGCATTGCGTTCTACACACCGGGCCAACGCCGCGGCCTTGGCATTGCCACAGGACAACGGCTCTATGTTCAAGAGGTCCGCCCGGCGATGAATATCGTCGTGCTCGGCTCGGAGGAATCCCTGCTCAGGCAAGAATGTACGGTGAGCGACCTCAATATCTTTGTGCCTCATCTATTGGAGAGACCAACGGAAGTTCACGTCAAAGTCCGCTACGCGACACCACCGACGCCTGCCATTCTGTCACCATTGACCTCATCGAGCATGCGCCTTCAGTTCCAGAAGCCTCAACGGGCCTTAAGCCCAGGCCAATCCGCGGTCTTCTATGACAGAGATCAGGTCCTCGGCGGTGGAATTATTCAACCGTTCTAA
- the tatA gene encoding twin-arginine translocase TatA/TatE family subunit, with product MFGSFGWMELLLILIIVLIIFGAGKLPQLGEGLGKAIKGFKKSVHEADAIDVTPAEQSEQPQTHSASSSHVNARSEATQAAAPQSAQPDQVKQG from the coding sequence ATGTTCGGTTCATTTGGCTGGATGGAATTACTGCTGATTTTGATCATTGTCTTGATCATTTTCGGCGCCGGTAAGCTTCCCCAATTGGGAGAAGGGCTTGGTAAAGCCATCAAAGGCTTCAAGAAGTCCGTACACGAGGCCGATGCCATTGACGTGACACCGGCCGAACAATCTGAGCAGCCTCAGACTCATTCCGCCTCCTCAAGTCACGTCAATGCCCGATCAGAAGCCACACAAGCGGCAGCCCCCCAATCGGCGCAACCGGATCAGGTGAAACAAGGGTAG
- a CDS encoding twin-arginine translocase TatA/TatE family subunit, whose protein sequence is MFGLGASEILIILVIAFLLFGPKQLPEVGRQVGKAIRGFKDTAEDLRKSVEPELNMIQQEVKMVEQDFQASMKEADDEITAAGKPPEEASASVSKSGPM, encoded by the coding sequence ATGTTTGGATTGGGAGCCAGCGAGATCTTAATTATTCTGGTGATTGCCTTCCTCTTATTTGGCCCGAAACAGCTTCCTGAAGTCGGACGCCAAGTTGGGAAAGCCATCAGGGGTTTTAAAGATACGGCTGAGGATCTTCGCAAGTCGGTGGAACCGGAGTTGAACATGATCCAGCAAGAAGTCAAAATGGTTGAACAGGACTTTCAAGCCTCCATGAAGGAAGCCGACGACGAGATCACCGCTGCCGGGAAACCACCCGAAGAGGCCTCGGCGTCTGTGAGCAAATCTGGTCCTATGTAA
- a CDS encoding alginate export family protein, with product MGTVRTIPKPIVWPSWSTVLLAAITGAVGLFIACGSVEGAFELPEGEKITNPIVIGRGIPQKEAYELFDPQIGRNFDIRNLWLRADLRVRPEFRNNVCFGGGIGASGQCNAPGTTPNNLPGSATDQFVQQMIRLGIGYDLSPNVNFYLELIDSRTWGGNGTPVGPGGAGNNGDPSIQTCGATPDPGQRPVCTLGVRAGYMLIRNFVGIQGLGLKAGRQYLVFGDQSLFGHFDWSNTGFSFDGVMMQYSNSILDSHVGWFRTAETDLLQGAAVGSGQANIVDNAHGDADLIIFYNQIKTVPGFLIEPYYIYYNNNIGGGAISSQGLGTPKHGDQNRHTLGARVAMKKGYFDLSSEVVYQFGQMGDTAVSASSLCGDPGGEGKCLHISALATRNWIGYTAFNWPWKPRVAFNFDYASGDSGANCTLNAAYGPCKTANTFENFFPTNHIHMGYMDVQAWKNMISFSANIQARPSVNDHIEVWYTNLHLANARDNWYRGSQGVYVFSQPGNTKTDIGDEIDVVWTHFIMDGMVAFQGGYGHLWPGSYISQNLGRTAAGQDWAYAQLWINF from the coding sequence ATGGGTACCGTAAGAACGATTCCGAAACCGATAGTTTGGCCATCCTGGAGTACGGTCCTCCTCGCGGCGATAACGGGGGCGGTCGGACTATTTATCGCCTGTGGTTCAGTCGAGGGCGCCTTCGAATTGCCTGAAGGCGAGAAGATTACCAATCCTATCGTCATCGGGCGTGGCATACCTCAAAAGGAAGCGTACGAACTGTTCGATCCACAGATCGGCAGAAACTTCGATATTAGAAACCTCTGGCTCCGCGCGGATCTGCGCGTACGACCTGAATTCCGTAACAACGTCTGTTTTGGCGGTGGTATCGGCGCCAGCGGACAATGTAACGCCCCTGGTACCACTCCAAATAACCTGCCGGGTAGCGCAACTGATCAATTTGTCCAGCAGATGATCCGGTTGGGCATCGGCTATGATCTGTCACCCAACGTCAACTTTTACCTGGAACTCATTGATTCACGCACCTGGGGCGGAAACGGCACGCCGGTTGGCCCCGGTGGGGCTGGGAACAACGGAGACCCTTCGATCCAAACCTGTGGGGCCACGCCTGATCCTGGCCAGAGGCCGGTCTGCACACTCGGAGTGCGAGCCGGCTACATGTTGATTCGTAACTTTGTCGGTATACAGGGTCTGGGTCTCAAGGCTGGCCGGCAGTATCTGGTCTTCGGCGATCAGAGTTTGTTCGGTCACTTTGATTGGTCCAACACCGGCTTCTCGTTTGATGGAGTCATGATGCAATACAGTAACAGCATACTGGATTCTCATGTCGGCTGGTTTCGAACGGCAGAAACGGACCTCCTCCAAGGGGCAGCCGTCGGCAGTGGTCAAGCAAACATCGTCGACAATGCCCACGGTGATGCCGACCTCATCATATTTTACAATCAGATCAAGACTGTACCAGGATTTCTTATCGAACCGTACTACATCTACTACAACAACAACATTGGTGGAGGCGCCATTTCCTCTCAAGGGTTGGGTACCCCGAAGCACGGCGATCAGAATCGTCATACCCTCGGAGCCAGGGTAGCCATGAAGAAAGGGTACTTCGATCTCTCCAGCGAAGTGGTCTATCAGTTCGGACAGATGGGGGACACCGCTGTCAGCGCAAGCAGCCTGTGCGGTGATCCCGGAGGTGAGGGCAAGTGTCTCCATATCAGTGCATTGGCGACCAGGAACTGGATCGGGTATACAGCATTCAACTGGCCCTGGAAACCTCGAGTAGCCTTCAATTTCGACTATGCCTCTGGAGACAGCGGTGCGAACTGCACGTTAAATGCAGCCTATGGTCCTTGTAAGACGGCCAACACATTTGAAAACTTCTTCCCGACGAATCACATACATATGGGATATATGGACGTCCAAGCGTGGAAAAACATGATCAGCTTCTCCGCCAACATACAAGCCCGACCCAGCGTGAACGATCACATCGAGGTGTGGTACACAAACCTGCACCTGGCCAATGCCCGAGACAATTGGTACCGCGGAAGCCAGGGTGTCTATGTCTTCTCACAGCCGGGCAACACCAAGACCGATATCGGCGACGAGATTGATGTCGTCTGGACCCATTTCATCATGGATGGCATGGTCGCCTTTCAAGGGGGCTATGGTCATCTGTGGCCTGGTTCATATATTTCGCAAAACCTCGGGCGAACTGCAGCCGGGCAAGATTGGGCTTACGCCCAGCTCTGGATCAACTTCTAG
- the thrH gene encoding bifunctional phosphoserine phosphatase/homoserine phosphotransferase ThrH encodes MQKPVVVCLDLEGVLVPEIWINVALKTGLDELKITTREMPDYDKLMRQRLDILDRQALKIGDIQDVIAKMRPLDGASDFLAWLRERCQVIILSDTFYQFAQPLMRQLGFPTLLCNQLEIDGNGRIRNYHMRMQDPKKHAVAALKALNFFTMAAGDSYNDTAMLAEADAGFFFRPPDHLPQEFPRFPVTQQYGELQERLAQTGQFRAL; translated from the coding sequence ATGCAGAAGCCAGTGGTGGTGTGTTTGGATCTGGAAGGGGTGCTCGTGCCGGAGATCTGGATCAATGTGGCACTGAAGACGGGTCTCGATGAGTTGAAAATCACCACCCGTGAGATGCCCGATTACGACAAGCTCATGCGGCAGCGATTAGACATACTCGATCGACAGGCCTTGAAGATTGGGGATATTCAGGATGTGATCGCTAAAATGCGTCCTTTAGATGGGGCGAGTGACTTCCTTGCTTGGCTGCGAGAGCGTTGTCAGGTCATTATTTTGTCGGACACGTTCTATCAGTTCGCCCAACCACTTATGCGGCAGCTTGGTTTCCCGACTCTCCTCTGCAATCAGCTGGAAATCGACGGAAACGGCCGCATCAGGAACTACCACATGAGAATGCAGGACCCCAAGAAGCACGCGGTGGCTGCCCTCAAGGCACTGAACTTCTTTACGATGGCTGCCGGTGATTCGTACAATGACACCGCGATGCTGGCTGAAGCCGATGCGGGGTTTTTCTTTCGGCCACCGGACCATTTGCCGCAAGAATTTCCTCGGTTTCCTGTGACGCAGCAATACGGCGAACTTCAGGAGAGACTTGCGCAGACCGGTCAGTTCAGAGCCTTGTGA
- a CDS encoding EVE domain-containing protein: MKSEPSTFSIDDLMRSPHQTTCWDGVRNYQARNFMRSMAVGDRVLFYHSNADPPAVVGIAEVVKTAYPDPTQFNKKDKHYDPRSKPSTPRWDMVDIKYIRRFTRSVTLDELRSETTLKTMVLLRKGSRLSVQPVTPLEWRHIIKSAED; this comes from the coding sequence ATGAAATCAGAACCCTCAACCTTCTCGATTGATGACTTGATGCGATCTCCTCACCAGACAACCTGTTGGGACGGAGTACGCAACTATCAAGCGAGGAATTTCATGCGCAGCATGGCAGTCGGCGATCGAGTCCTCTTTTACCACAGCAACGCCGATCCACCGGCGGTCGTAGGCATCGCAGAGGTCGTCAAAACCGCCTACCCTGATCCGACACAATTCAACAAAAAGGACAAGCACTACGACCCTAGGAGCAAACCATCCACGCCCAGATGGGATATGGTCGACATTAAGTATATTCGGAGATTTACGAGGTCCGTGACGTTGGATGAACTGCGGAGCGAAACCACCCTCAAGACAATGGTCTTGTTGCGGAAAGGGTCACGGCTTTCGGTTCAGCCGGTTACTCCGCTCGAATGGAGGCATATCATAAAGTCGGCTGAGGACTGA